From a region of the Malania oleifera isolate guangnan ecotype guangnan chromosome 12, ASM2987363v1, whole genome shotgun sequence genome:
- the LOC131145036 gene encoding pentatricopeptide repeat-containing protein At5g12100, mitochondrial: MARWVYLLPKLPHSSSSLPLCKCLSSNSAPDNLNPFSDSQHATNNNSTNPEEHQRHEQIRKLRILLQQGRSDSARKLIESLILPNSPFSSPSDLFTHFSLSSPSMKHAFSSELLSVCSERNMTAEVVDLFMLMKTCGMSPSMSNLKGVLESLISSKQFDKVLNLFSAVVDLGIRPERFAYDKAVQAAVKLGNLKRGLEVMNCMRKDGVNLGVFTYNVMISGFCKEKRMEDAQDLFNEMLKKKVAPNRITYNTLIDGYCKVGNLEEAFNVRERMKTENIAPNLVTFNSLLSGLCRGQRMEDSNRVLDEMAAYGFVPDGFTYSILFDGHSKRGNADASFALYEEAIRKGFQLNDYTCSILLNGLCKERKMDKAEKVLRKLLDDGFVPTEVLYNTIVEGYCQAGDMEKALSTFEKMETLGLRPNFITYNSLIKKFCELRNIEKAEEWVRKMAERGVSPTVETYNILIDGYGRMCHFEKCFQILEEMENKGLKPTVISYGSLINCLCKEAKLLEAQIILRDMLDRGVSPNAQIYNMLIDGHCRAGKLNDALRFVDEMLPNGIVPTLVTYNTVINGLCKKGRVMEAEDLAFKMTRKGLSLDLITYNSLISGYSNVGNIQKSFELYETMKKSGIAPTLRTYHPLISGCGKQELILVEKLFEEMLGMDVVPDRVVYNALIHFHAEHGDVQKAFALHHDMVSRGIQPDRMTYNSLILGHFREGKLHRVKNLVNDMKASGLVPRGDTYNTLIEGCCKLRDFSGAYVWYREMYENGFLPNACTCNELIAGLNNEESFQEVKILCSEMNIKGVNDGDNVMDQSAHA; encoded by the coding sequence ATGGCAAGGTGGGTCTATCTTCTTCCAAAATTGCCCCATAGTTCGTCATCGCTTCCACTCTGCAAGTGTCTCAGCTCCAACTCTGCACCAGACAATCTCAATCCATTCTCAGACTCTCAGCACGCAACAAACAACAATTCCACGAACCCTGAAGAGCACCAACGCCATGAGCAAATACGCAAGCTTCGAATCCTTCTTCAGCAGGGTCGCTCTGACTCCGCCCGGAAGCTTATAGAATCTCTCATCCTTCCAAACTCTCCTTTCTCTTCACCTTCTGATCTCTTTACCCATTTTTCACTTTCTTCTCCCTCAATGAAACACGCTTTCTCAAGCGAGCTTTTGTCTGTATGTTCAGAAAGGAACATGACCGCAGAAGTGGTCGATTTGTTCATGTTAATGAAGACGTGTGGTATGTCTCCATCAATGTCTAATCTCAAAGGCGTACTTGAATCTCTTATATCTTCAAAGCAGTTTGACAAAGTCCTGAATTTGTTTTCAGCAGTTGTCGATTTGGGCATTCGCCCTGAGCGATTTGCATATGACAAAGCAGTCCAGGCAGCAGTGAAGTTAGGAAATTTGAAGAGGGGTTTGGAGGTGATGAATTGTATGCGGAAAGATGGGGTGAACCTTGGTGTGTTTACTTATAatgttatgatttcaggatttTGTAAGGAGAAGAGAATGGAGGATGCACAAGACTTATTTAATGAAATGCTTAAGAAGAAGGTGGCGCCAAATAGGATTACTTATAATACACTGATTGATGGGTATTGTAAGGTTGGGAATTTGGAGGAAGCTTTTAATGTTCGAGAACGGATGAAGACAGAAAATATAGCACCAAACCTTGTTACATTCAATTCTTTGCTAAGTGGGTTGTGTCGGGGTCAGAGGATGGAGGACTCAAATAGGGTGCTGGATGAGATGGCAGCTTATGGATTTGTTCCAGATGGATTTACTTATAGCATACTTTTTGATGGACATTCAAAGCGTGGAAATGCTGATGCTTCGTTTGCATTATATGAGGAAGCAATAAGGAAAGGGTTTCAATTGAATGATTATACTTGTAGTATTTTATTAAATGGCTTATGCAAGGAACGAAAAATGGATAAGGCAGAGAAGGTTTTGAGGAAGTTATTGGATGATGGGTTTGTCCCAACAGAGGTTCTTTATAACACAATTGTCGAAGGATATTGTCAAGCTGGTGACATGGAAAAAGCCCTGTCCACATTTGAAAAGATGGAAACCCTTGGACTAAGGCCTAACTTCATTACATACAATTCTTTGATCAAGAAATTCTGTGAATTGAGAAATATTGAGAAGGCAGAGGAGTGGGTTAGAAAGATGGCAGAAAGGGGAGTTTCCCCGACTGTGGAGACATATAATATCCTAATTGATGGCTATGGACGAATGTGCCATTTTGAGAAGTGTTTCCAGATTCTTGAAGAGATGGAAAATAAGGGATTAAAACCCACTGTTATAAGCTATGGTTCTCTGATAAATTGTTTATGCAAGGAAGCTAAGCTTCTTGAAGCTCAAATAATCCTTAGGGATATGCTGGACAGGGGGGTTTCaccaaatgcacaaatatataacATGCTCATTGATGGTCATTGTCGAGCAGGGAAGTTGAATGATGCTCTCCGATTTGTTGATGAGATGTTACCAAATGGGATTGTTCCTACGCTTGTAACATACAATACAGTCATTAATGGGCTTTGCAAAAAGGGGCGAGTAATGGAAGCCGAAGACTTGGCTTTTAAGATGACAAGAAAAGGTCTAAGTCTTGATTTGATTACATACAACTCCCTAATATCAGGTTATTCCAATGTGGGAAACATCCAAAAGTCTTTTGAGTTGTATGAGACTATGAAGAAGTCAGGTATTGCTCCTACCTTGAGGACATATCATCCTCTAATTAGTGGGTGTGGTAAGCAAGAACTGATCCTAGTAGAGAAATTGTTTGAAGAAATGTTGGGGATGGATGTGGTTCCTGATAGAGTTGTATATAATGCCCTAATTCATTTTCATGCAGAGCATGGAGATGTTCAAAAGGCATTTGCTTTGCACCATGACATGGTAAGCAGGGGAATTCAGCCTGACAGAATGACTTATAATAGTTTGATTCTGGGGCATTTTAGAGAAGGAAAGTTGCATAGAGTAAAAAATCTTGTCAACGATATGAAGGCTAGTGGATTGGTTCCTAGAGGTGATACTTATAACACTTTGATTGAGGGGTGTTGCAAACTTAGGGATTTCAGTGGGGCGTATGTTTGGTACCGAGAAATGTATGAGAATGGTTTCCTCCCAAATGCTTGTACTTGTAATGAGCTGATAGCTGGCCTTAATAATGAGGAAAGTTTCCAAGAGGTCAAGATTCTCTGCTCTGAAATGAATATTAAAGGTGTGAATGATGGGGACAATGTCATGGATCAATCTGCCCATGCCTGA